CGCTGACCGCCCCGACGGTGCCGGGTGCCGCCAGCAGGCCCGGCAGACTCCACGCCACGGGCGCCGCGATGGCCAGCCCGGAGAGTGAGACCGACATCCAGCACACGGCCTCGGCCGCCGAATCGGCGGTCCCGGCCGCCCCGATCGTGGCGCCGAGCGTCAGCCCCACGGTCAGCACGTTCCTGCGGATCCGCATCGGGTCATGGCCCCGGCGCACCAGCCGGTCCACCAGCCAGCCCCCGACCACGAGTTCGGCCACAGTCGCCACCGCCCAGGGGATCATCGAGTGGATGCCGGAGTTGAGCAGCTGGAGGCCGAACTCCCGGTGGAAGAACTCGGGCATCCAGGTGACCACCACGTTGATCGTGTAGCCGTAGCAGGCGAAGGCGAGGGCCACGAGCCAGTTCCTTCGGGTGCACAGCACGGAGCGGAGCTGCCCGGCGCGCCCCCGGTCGGTGTCCCGCCCCCCGCCGTCGAGGATGAACTCCCGCTCGTCGGCGCGCAGCAGGGGATGCTCGGAGGGGTCCCGGTAGCCCCACCACCACAGCGCCGAGAACACCAGGCTGAGCGCCGCGCTGAACAGGAACCCGGCCCGCCAGCCCCACTCACTCATCACGAACGCCAGCACCGGGAACGCCACCATGTTGGCGAACTTGGTGGCGCCGTCGAACACCGCCGTCGCCGTACCGCGTTCGCCGAGCGGGAACCACGCGGCGGTCGCCTTGGACGCGGAGACCATGGACGGCCCCTCGGCCACGCCCAGCAGCAGACGTGCCGCGATGAGGGGACCGAGTCCGCCGGCCACCGCGGTCAGCAGGCTGGCCACGGCCCACAGGGCGGACCCGATACGGGTGAGCCAGGAGACGCCGAAG
The genomic region above belongs to Streptomyces sp. CG1 and contains:
- a CDS encoding MFS transporter, with the protein product MKHHGRTRWAIGGLLAGGIVVNFLDRTALSVASSPLAHEFGLDLSQLGLVLAAFTWSYCLVQLPAGALVDIFGVSWLTRIGSALWAVASLLTAVAGGLGPLIAARLLLGVAEGPSMVSASKATAAWFPLGERGTATAVFDGATKFANMVAFPVLAFVMSEWGWRAGFLFSAALSLVFSALWWWGYRDPSEHPLLRADEREFILDGGGRDTDRGRAGQLRSVLCTRRNWLVALAFACYGYTINVVVTWMPEFFHREFGLQLLNSGIHSMIPWAVATVAELVVGGWLVDRLVRRGHDPMRIRRNVLTVGLTLGATIGAAGTADSAAEAVCWMSVSLSGLAIAAPVAWSLPGLLAAPGTVGAVSGLMNFANTAATGFGVMFTGWLAQATGTFHAPFLFAVAVLAVGVLLYRYVLRTQASGSPPPGSPRRAAPVHAS